A genome region from Coprococcus phoceensis includes the following:
- a CDS encoding glycosyl hydrolase family 95 catalytic domain-containing protein — translation MKRKHLKRVVAGAFAAVMATSGISFPQANVHAEEKGNELRLWYDEPTSQGTNILGAGSGYDTDEKNRWQQHTLPIGNGDMGANVYGEIASEHLTFNEKTLWTGGPSESRKDYMGGNSTEKGQDGASLKNIQKLFAEGKTSEATAACNNLLVGISNGYGAYQPWGDIYFDYKDITEKNATEYQRDLDLKTAISTVSFKEDGTQYTREFFMSHDDDVLVARLEAKGSEKLNLDVRFPSKQGGKTVAEGNDTLKLCGALTDNQMKYASYLTVKADNGSVTGSGDKLTVKDASAVTVYLSAATDYKNAFYNEDKTEDYYYRTGETDEALAKRVKETVDKAVEKGYKEVKATHLEDYQELFNRVSLNIGQTVSEKTTDDLLKTYKDGSASEPEKRQLENMLFQYGRYLTIASSREDSQLPSNLQGVWNSLTNPPWSSDYHMNVNLQMNYWPTYSTNLSECALPLIDYVDALREPGRVTAKVYTGVESKEGEANGFMAHTQNTPFGWTCPGWAFSWGWSPAAVPWILQNCWEYYEFTGDTEFMEENIYPMLKEEATFYNQILTEDKDGKLVSSPSYSPEHGPYTAGNTYEHTLIWQLYEDAAKAAEVLGQDTELAAKWKENQSKLKGPIEIGDDGQIKEWYEETTLDSMKPQGADPAGHRHLSHMLGLFPGDLIAQKEEWVQAAKVSMDYRTDNSTGWGMGQRINTWARLVEGNKAHELIQNLFKGGIYPNLWDTHAPFQIDGNFGYTSGVSEMLLQSNMGYLNLLPAIPDVWADGSVDGLIARGNFEVDMDWAKTSLTKAEILSKNGGECEIGYPSIAKAKIVDSKGAEVTVEKVSEDRIKFNTTKGETYTMTEIPERPVKAPANASAIYKDNTAIVTFDAVANAEKYVVYASTDGTTYNKVGEVDGTEYKAEDFAEGTTYKVAAVVEGKEGEKTSKITPEQLAVTNKIDDRDSRIEYSSGWGNWGPQEGQYEKTEKYSNTVGDTAELYFYGTGVRVIGMKNTDCRTFDLYVDGELKKKDVSTTSSTCQRQQVLTEITGLDKGIHKVKLVVKQGKISLDAFEFDAAVEATGLQITGADSLNMNASKTLQLEAVYTPEGAAGAGVDWSVDKQEVATIDANGLLTAVKAGTVVVTATDKENEKLTATKTITITKEATTVKYDDRDSSIKYDANWTKWDEEKHYNGTETETTTDGASFSFEFNGTGIGLYVMKLEKSGNTGGAQLKIEIDGQEAGKVSTFTTVAGSEPQQKVFEKLDLTDGKHTVKVTVDGLAQDAKDAGVTSPKVCFDYYEVTVGGEEKPDCEHKNTEVRNQTDATCTEAGYTGDTVCKDCEVIVKAGTVIEAKGHDAETRNAREATCTKDGYTGDEVCKVCDTVVEKGTEVKALGHDFTEWTVEKEPTETEEGLEVRTCKRDGCEVREERAIPKLPVTPDKVDKSALEKYYNECLEYYKEANYTADSWKVYQAAMDQAKAVLDNEKATEKDVKDAVLAIKAATEQLKKVSNSTQPENPDKDNTDNKGDNKKPVTGDNVNAAVWSIVGITAIFAVAVAVLRKRRRA, via the coding sequence ATGAAAAGAAAACATTTAAAACGTGTAGTGGCAGGTGCGTTTGCAGCAGTGATGGCAACATCTGGAATATCATTTCCACAGGCAAATGTGCATGCAGAAGAAAAAGGGAATGAATTAAGGCTTTGGTACGATGAGCCAACATCGCAAGGCACGAATATTCTTGGTGCCGGTTCTGGGTATGATACAGACGAAAAAAACAGATGGCAGCAACATACATTGCCGATTGGTAATGGTGATATGGGAGCGAATGTCTACGGAGAAATTGCAAGTGAACATTTGACATTCAATGAGAAGACACTTTGGACAGGCGGTCCGAGTGAAAGCCGAAAAGACTATATGGGTGGAAACTCAACAGAAAAAGGGCAGGACGGAGCGTCACTGAAAAATATCCAGAAATTATTTGCGGAAGGAAAAACTTCTGAAGCGACTGCGGCATGTAATAATCTGCTGGTTGGAATAAGTAACGGATACGGCGCTTATCAGCCGTGGGGCGATATTTATTTTGATTACAAAGATATCACAGAGAAAAATGCGACAGAATATCAGAGAGATCTGGATCTTAAGACAGCAATCTCGACTGTTTCGTTCAAAGAAGACGGTACACAGTACACAAGAGAATTTTTTATGAGCCATGACGATGATGTCTTAGTTGCACGTTTGGAAGCAAAAGGCTCAGAAAAATTGAATTTGGATGTACGTTTTCCTTCAAAGCAAGGCGGAAAGACCGTGGCGGAAGGAAATGATACATTAAAATTATGCGGAGCACTGACAGACAATCAGATGAAATATGCATCTTATCTGACGGTGAAAGCGGATAATGGTTCTGTGACAGGTTCAGGGGACAAATTGACGGTAAAAGATGCAAGTGCAGTTACTGTGTATTTGTCAGCAGCTACGGATTACAAGAATGCATTTTATAATGAAGACAAGACAGAAGATTACTATTACCGCACAGGTGAGACGGATGAAGCGTTAGCAAAACGTGTAAAAGAAACTGTGGATAAAGCAGTAGAAAAGGGATACAAAGAAGTAAAAGCAACACATTTAGAAGATTATCAGGAACTGTTCAACCGCGTATCTTTAAATATTGGACAGACAGTGTCTGAAAAGACAACAGATGACTTATTGAAGACATACAAGGACGGAAGTGCCAGCGAGCCGGAAAAACGCCAGTTGGAGAATATGTTATTCCAGTACGGCAGATATTTGACAATTGCCTCTTCAAGAGAAGATTCACAGCTTCCATCCAATCTACAGGGAGTATGGAATAGTCTGACAAATCCACCATGGAGCTCAGATTATCATATGAATGTAAACCTTCAGATGAACTACTGGCCTACATATTCTACAAATCTTTCAGAATGTGCATTGCCATTGATTGACTATGTGGATGCTTTAAGAGAGCCTGGACGTGTAACGGCAAAGGTTTATACAGGAGTGGAAAGTAAAGAAGGAGAAGCCAATGGTTTTATGGCACATACACAGAACACACCATTTGGATGGACTTGTCCGGGATGGGCATTTAGCTGGGGATGGTCTCCGGCGGCAGTGCCATGGATTCTTCAAAACTGTTGGGAATACTATGAGTTCACAGGCGATACTGAATTTATGGAAGAAAATATTTACCCAATGCTAAAAGAAGAAGCTACATTCTATAATCAGATTTTGACAGAAGATAAAGATGGCAAATTAGTATCTTCTCCATCTTACTCACCGGAACACGGACCATATACTGCAGGTAATACATATGAGCATACATTGATTTGGCAGTTGTATGAAGATGCTGCAAAAGCGGCTGAGGTACTTGGACAAGATACAGAGCTTGCAGCAAAATGGAAAGAGAATCAGTCAAAATTAAAAGGACCAATTGAAATCGGTGACGACGGACAGATTAAAGAATGGTATGAAGAGACAACGTTGGATAGTATGAAGCCACAAGGAGCTGATCCGGCAGGACACAGACATTTATCACATATGTTAGGACTCTTCCCGGGAGATTTGATTGCACAGAAAGAAGAATGGGTGCAGGCAGCAAAAGTTTCGATGGACTATCGTACAGACAACAGTACAGGCTGGGGGATGGGACAGCGCATCAATACATGGGCAAGACTTGTAGAAGGTAATAAAGCACATGAATTGATCCAGAACCTGTTCAAAGGTGGAATTTATCCAAACCTTTGGGATACACATGCACCATTCCAGATTGATGGTAACTTCGGATACACATCAGGTGTGTCTGAGATGCTGCTGCAGAGCAATATGGGATATCTCAATCTTCTTCCGGCAATTCCGGATGTATGGGCAGATGGAAGTGTAGACGGACTGATTGCACGTGGCAATTTTGAAGTGGATATGGATTGGGCAAAGACAAGCCTGACAAAAGCTGAAATTCTTTCTAAAAATGGTGGAGAATGTGAGATTGGATATCCTAGCATCGCGAAGGCGAAAATTGTAGACAGTAAAGGTGCAGAAGTAACAGTTGAAAAAGTAAGTGAGGACCGTATTAAATTCAATACGACAAAGGGCGAGACTTACACAATGACTGAGATTCCGGAAAGACCGGTAAAAGCTCCGGCAAATGCATCTGCGATTTATAAAGATAACACAGCAATCGTGACATTTGATGCAGTGGCAAACGCAGAAAAATATGTTGTATATGCATCAACAGACGGAACAACATACAACAAGGTCGGCGAAGTGGACGGGACAGAATACAAAGCAGAAGATTTCGCAGAAGGAACAACTTATAAAGTAGCAGCAGTGGTAGAAGGAAAAGAAGGAGAGAAGACTTCGAAAATCACACCAGAGCAGTTGGCTGTAACCAATAAGATTGATGATCGTGACAGCAGAATCGAGTATTCTTCCGGCTGGGGCAACTGGGGACCACAGGAAGGTCAGTATGAAAAAACAGAGAAATACTCTAATACAGTAGGCGATACAGCAGAACTTTATTTCTATGGAACAGGAGTTCGTGTGATCGGTATGAAAAATACAGACTGCCGGACATTTGATTTATATGTAGATGGAGAGTTGAAGAAAAAGGATGTGAGCACAACCTCTAGTACATGCCAGAGACAGCAAGTACTTACTGAAATAACTGGTTTGGACAAAGGGATTCACAAAGTAAAATTAGTTGTAAAACAGGGGAAGATTTCTCTGGATGCATTTGAATTTGATGCGGCGGTGGAAGCAACAGGATTACAAATTACAGGTGCTGACTCTTTGAATATGAATGCATCGAAGACATTACAGCTGGAAGCAGTGTATACACCAGAAGGTGCAGCAGGTGCAGGAGTGGATTGGTCTGTAGATAAACAAGAGGTTGCGACAATCGATGCAAATGGTCTTCTGACAGCAGTGAAGGCTGGAACAGTCGTTGTGACAGCAACAGACAAAGAAAATGAAAAACTGACGGCGACAAAGACAATCACAATCACAAAAGAAGCGACAACTGTAAAATATGATGACCGTGATTCTAGCATCAAATATGATGCGAACTGGACAAAGTGGGATGAAGAAAAACATTACAATGGCACAGAGACTGAGACTACAACAGATGGTGCAAGCTTCTCATTTGAATTCAACGGGACAGGCATTGGCTTGTATGTGATGAAATTAGAAAAATCCGGAAATACAGGAGGAGCGCAGCTTAAGATTGAAATTGACGGTCAGGAAGCTGGAAAAGTATCTACTTTCACGACCGTAGCAGGAAGTGAGCCACAACAGAAGGTATTTGAAAAATTAGATTTGACAGATGGAAAACATACTGTCAAAGTGACCGTAGATGGTCTGGCACAGGATGCAAAAGACGCCGGTGTTACAAGTCCGAAAGTATGCTTTGACTACTACGAAGTGACTGTAGGCGGAGAAGAAAAACCAGATTGTGAGCATAAGAACACAGAGGTTCGGAATCAAACAGATGCCACATGTACAGAGGCTGGTTACACAGGTGATACAGTATGTAAAGACTGTGAAGTGATTGTGAAGGCAGGAACAGTTATAGAAGCAAAAGGTCATGATGCAGAAACACGCAATGCCAGAGAAGCTACATGTACAAAAGATGGTTATACTGGTGATGAGGTATGTAAAGTTTGTGATACCGTAGTAGAAAAAGGAACTGAAGTGAAAGCTTTAGGACACGATTTCACAGAGTGGACAGTAGAAAAAGAGCCAACTGAAACTGAGGAAGGCTTGGAAGTCCGGACATGTAAACGTGATGGCTGTGAAGTGAGAGAAGAACGAGCAATTCCGAAACTTCCGGTTACACCTGACAAAGTAGATAAATCCGCATTGGAAAAATACTATAACGAATGTCTGGAATACTACAAAGAGGCAAACTACACAGCTGACAGTTGGAAGGTATATCAAGCGGCTATGGATCAGGCAAAAGCAGTACTTGACAATGAAAAAGCAACTGAGAAGGACGTAAAAGATGCGGTCCTGGCAATCAAAGCTGCAACGGAACAGTTGAAAAAAGTTAGCAATAGTACACAGCCAGAAAATCCGGACAAAGATAATACGGATAATAAAGGTGATAACAAGAAACCGGTAACTGGCGATAACGTGAATGCGGCTGTTTGGTCAATTGTAGGAATTACTGCAATTTTTGCAGTGGCAGTTGCTGTGTTGAGAAAGAGACGCAGAGCATAA
- a CDS encoding glycosyl hydrolase family 95 catalytic domain-containing protein produces MMKWKKHGKTCVKKVLGGTMAAMLAVSGVNFPDATVAQAASTKPDQDPMKIRFGEPLSKGKLTGSSGNFTKPGSDTDWWQQLSLPIGNSYMGANIYGEVEKEHLTFNQKTLWNGGPSETQPYTGGNISTVNGQSMSDYVKSVQNAFLTGDSNASNMCEKLVGTSSREYGAYQGWGDIYLDFDREEPQEEEKIISDTSDEIKYESMWHSYPQPDWEGGSEHYTNDPGKFTVSFEGTGIQMIGVKYNEMGNFKATVDGKEVTGSMYSATKQTGVVLFEISGLEQGTHTLTFESIRDDAGRAKTSFDYLKVLEGETIDWNPTVESEKVKFEGSWARWDRAANNENDADSWFGKDEVYVDAANAEGATLTCKFTGTGFELFGAKSSGLGKFQYKVDDAKEWTEVNTHASAFSRASLVNVAGLTKGEHTLTIKGVKGNKVSFDGIVTTMKEEDPDKEEHTETTNYERALDIDTALATVSYDRDNTHYYREYFASYPDNVIAMKLTAEEIKGSEGEMRPLEFEVSFPVDQPGDKSLGKEVTYTTEDDSIIVAGKMKDNDLKLNGRLKVVTKDGEVTPVEGKEGTLLVSDATEVYIYVTADTDYEMVHPEYRTGQTDQQLADEVKKVMDDATKQGYDQVKENAQADYKNIYDRVKIDFGQEASDKTIDELIKAYKDGNASTEEKAYLETMIFQYGRYLQISSSREGDKLPANLQGVWLDCTGAANSPVAWGSDYHMNVNLQMNYWPTYVTNMAECAEPLIDYVEGLREPGRITASTYFGIDNSDGKQNGFMANTQNTPFGWTCPGWAFSWGWSPAAVPWILQNVYEAYEYSGDVEKLESEIFPMMEEEAKFYMSILKEVTDADGTKRYVTVPAYSPEHGPYTAGNVYENVLVWQLFNDCIEAAEALNANEAGTVSKEQIDEWTKYRDGLKPIEIGDSGQIKEWYDETEFGQTANGAIPSFDAKHRHMSHLLGVYPGDLVTVDNKQYMDAAKVSLTARGDNATGWGIAQRLNTWARTGDGNHSYQIINQFIKTGIYSNLWDSHAPYQIDGNFGFTSGVAEMLLQSNAGYINLLPAMPDEQWTTGSVSGLVARGNFEVSESWKDGALTEAKIVSNNGGTCTVQAGDWKYVDVRDSKGNKVAVSGVEGKDGRVTFETTEGESYVLTETDKPSIVVDKTALKDKLDEVNAFTDALTDTEYTKESIEAYKAALNDTLEDAKEVYGNEKATQDEVDNAVKALNSKFKDAQKLLEKVAVDPDPEEVDKTALKDKLAEVDKFTESLKDTVYTEKSIEAYKETLKSILEDARSVYNDDKATQDDVDGVLSNLTSKFEEAKKLLKKVDTPTPGKPETGKPEAEKPDKNQPDKETPVTGDSSTVVWMMLAMVVAGFGIVIVRRKRRY; encoded by the coding sequence ATGATGAAATGGAAAAAACATGGGAAGACATGTGTCAAAAAAGTGCTTGGTGGGACGATGGCAGCAATGCTTGCAGTTTCCGGAGTAAATTTTCCTGATGCGACTGTTGCACAGGCGGCATCCACAAAGCCTGATCAGGATCCAATGAAGATTCGTTTTGGCGAGCCATTGTCAAAAGGAAAATTGACAGGATCTTCAGGTAATTTTACAAAACCAGGAAGTGATACAGACTGGTGGCAGCAGTTATCTCTTCCAATCGGAAACTCGTATATGGGAGCGAACATATATGGTGAAGTAGAAAAAGAGCACCTGACATTCAATCAGAAGACATTGTGGAATGGCGGACCTTCTGAGACACAACCTTATACAGGCGGAAATATCAGCACAGTGAATGGGCAGTCAATGTCTGATTATGTGAAATCCGTGCAGAATGCATTTTTGACTGGGGACAGCAATGCATCAAACATGTGTGAAAAATTAGTTGGTACAAGTTCAAGAGAATATGGCGCTTATCAGGGCTGGGGCGATATTTATCTGGATTTTGACAGAGAAGAACCTCAGGAAGAAGAAAAGATCATCAGTGATACAAGCGATGAGATCAAATATGAATCTATGTGGCATTCATATCCACAGCCTGATTGGGAAGGCGGTTCAGAACATTATACAAACGACCCGGGAAAATTCACTGTATCGTTTGAGGGAACCGGAATTCAGATGATCGGTGTAAAATACAATGAGATGGGGAATTTCAAAGCGACGGTAGATGGCAAAGAGGTTACCGGAAGTATGTATTCCGCTACGAAACAGACAGGAGTTGTTTTGTTTGAAATTTCAGGTTTGGAGCAGGGAACACATACACTAACATTTGAATCAATAAGAGATGATGCAGGCAGAGCGAAAACATCTTTTGATTATTTGAAAGTATTAGAAGGGGAGACAATTGACTGGAACCCGACAGTAGAAAGCGAAAAAGTAAAATTTGAAGGAAGCTGGGCGCGCTGGGATCGTGCGGCAAATAACGAAAATGATGCAGATTCCTGGTTTGGAAAAGACGAAGTATATGTAGATGCTGCCAATGCAGAAGGAGCAACTCTTACATGTAAGTTTACAGGAACAGGATTTGAACTCTTTGGAGCAAAGAGCAGCGGATTGGGCAAGTTCCAATACAAAGTAGACGATGCGAAGGAGTGGACAGAGGTAAACACACACGCATCTGCTTTTTCAAGAGCAAGTCTTGTGAATGTGGCAGGGCTGACAAAAGGTGAGCACACACTTACTATTAAGGGTGTAAAAGGCAATAAAGTCTCTTTTGACGGTATTGTAACTACAATGAAGGAAGAGGATCCTGATAAAGAGGAACATACAGAGACAACAAACTACGAGAGAGCATTGGACATCGATACAGCGCTTGCGACAGTGTCTTATGACAGAGATAATACACATTACTATCGTGAGTATTTTGCAAGTTATCCGGACAATGTGATTGCGATGAAACTGACAGCGGAGGAAATCAAAGGCTCTGAAGGCGAGATGCGTCCATTGGAATTTGAGGTAAGTTTCCCTGTAGATCAGCCGGGCGACAAATCTCTTGGAAAAGAAGTTACATATACAACAGAGGACGATTCGATTATTGTTGCAGGTAAGATGAAAGACAATGATTTGAAATTAAATGGGCGGTTGAAAGTTGTAACAAAAGACGGTGAGGTCACTCCGGTAGAAGGAAAAGAAGGAACACTTCTTGTCAGTGATGCGACAGAAGTATATATCTATGTCACAGCGGACACAGATTATGAGATGGTACATCCGGAATACCGTACTGGCCAGACAGATCAGCAACTTGCAGATGAAGTTAAAAAAGTGATGGATGATGCAACAAAACAAGGGTATGATCAAGTAAAAGAAAATGCTCAGGCTGATTATAAAAACATCTATGACAGAGTAAAAATTGATTTTGGTCAGGAGGCGTCAGATAAGACAATTGATGAATTGATCAAAGCATATAAAGATGGAAATGCAAGTACAGAAGAAAAAGCTTATTTGGAGACAATGATTTTCCAGTATGGACGTTATCTGCAGATTTCTTCTTCAAGAGAAGGGGATAAACTGCCGGCAAACTTGCAGGGAGTATGGCTGGATTGTACAGGTGCAGCGAATAGTCCGGTCGCATGGGGAAGTGACTATCATATGAATGTAAATCTTCAGATGAACTATTGGCCGACTTATGTGACAAATATGGCAGAGTGTGCAGAACCGTTGATTGACTACGTGGAAGGATTGCGTGAACCAGGACGTATCACTGCATCTACATATTTCGGAATTGATAATTCAGATGGTAAACAGAATGGCTTCATGGCAAATACACAGAACACACCATTTGGATGGACTTGTCCGGGATGGGCGTTTAGCTGGGGATGGTCTCCGGCAGCAGTTCCGTGGATTTTGCAGAATGTATATGAAGCGTATGAGTATTCAGGCGATGTGGAAAAATTAGAGTCTGAGATTTTCCCAATGATGGAAGAAGAAGCAAAATTCTACATGTCTATCTTAAAAGAAGTAACAGATGCAGATGGAACAAAACGTTATGTAACAGTTCCGGCATATTCACCGGAACATGGTCCATATACAGCAGGAAACGTATATGAAAACGTGCTTGTATGGCAGCTGTTTAACGATTGTATTGAGGCAGCAGAAGCTTTGAATGCAAATGAGGCAGGAACAGTTTCAAAAGAACAGATTGATGAATGGACAAAATACCGTGATGGATTAAAACCAATCGAAATCGGTGACAGCGGGCAGATTAAAGAGTGGTATGATGAGACCGAATTTGGTCAGACAGCAAACGGTGCAATTCCGTCATTTGACGCGAAACATCGTCATATGTCACATTTGCTTGGCGTATATCCAGGAGATTTAGTAACTGTAGATAATAAACAGTATATGGATGCGGCAAAAGTTTCTCTGACAGCGCGTGGAGATAATGCGACAGGATGGGGAATCGCACAAAGATTAAACACATGGGCAAGAACAGGTGATGGAAATCATTCTTATCAGATTATCAATCAGTTTATTAAAACGGGTATTTATTCAAACCTTTGGGATTCTCATGCACCATACCAGATTGACGGAAACTTTGGATTCACAAGTGGTGTGGCTGAGATGCTTTTACAGTCAAATGCAGGATATATCAATCTGCTTCCAGCTATGCCGGATGAACAATGGACAACAGGATCTGTAAGCGGGCTTGTTGCAAGAGGCAATTTTGAAGTGAGCGAGAGCTGGAAAGATGGAGCGCTGACAGAGGCTAAGATTGTTTCAAACAATGGCGGAACATGTACAGTACAGGCTGGAGATTGGAAATATGTCGATGTAAGAGACAGCAAAGGAAACAAAGTAGCTGTATCAGGTGTTGAAGGGAAAGACGGCCGCGTGACATTTGAGACGACAGAAGGTGAAAGCTATGTGCTTACAGAAACAGACAAACCATCCATTGTTGTAGATAAGACAGCATTGAAAGACAAGTTAGACGAAGTAAATGCTTTTACAGATGCTTTGACAGACACAGAGTATACAAAAGAGTCAATCGAAGCATACAAGGCAGCTTTGAACGATACACTTGAAGATGCAAAAGAAGTCTATGGAAATGAGAAAGCGACACAGGATGAAGTTGATAATGCTGTGAAGGCATTGAACAGTAAGTTTAAAGATGCGCAGAAACTTTTGGAGAAAGTAGCAGTAGACCCGGATCCAGAGGAAGTAGATAAGACAGCATTGAAAGACAAGCTGGCTGAGGTAGACAAGTTTACAGAAAGTCTGAAAGATACTGTTTATACAGAGAAGTCAATCGAGGCATATAAGGAAACATTAAAATCTATTCTGGAAGACGCACGGAGCGTATACAATGATGATAAGGCGACACAGGACGATGTAGATGGAGTTCTTTCTAATCTCACAAGTAAGTTCGAGGAAGCGAAAAAACTTTTGAAGAAAGTAGATACTCCGACACCAGGAAAACCGGAAACGGGAAAACCAGAAGCGGAAAAACCGGATAAAAATCAACCGGATAAAGAGACACCAGTAACAGGAGACAGCAGTACAGTTGTCTGGATGATGTTAGCTATGGTTGTAGCGGGATTTGGAATTGTAATAGTCAGAAGAAAAAGAAGATATTAA
- a CDS encoding helix-turn-helix domain-containing protein: MGEVHYMISEAAKRVNVETHVLRYWEEELSLSIGRTEMGHRYYTEDDIQLFCCIKELKEQGIQLKELKGLIPDMLRTRDKLKLQKEPKEDPTVSNSVSEEQLDMASNASLEKIQLQIEEIFQHAMLENNKILEESVSQSISQAIIKEMNYLFQAQDRQEEDRYKKLDHLIRQQQTYRKESARSAPIRKLRKLFEM; encoded by the coding sequence ATGGGCGAAGTTCATTATATGATTTCAGAAGCTGCCAAACGTGTAAATGTTGAAACCCATGTTTTAAGATATTGGGAAGAAGAACTTTCACTATCTATAGGGCGCACAGAAATGGGACATCGATACTATACAGAAGATGACATACAGCTTTTTTGCTGTATCAAAGAACTAAAAGAACAAGGGATACAGTTAAAGGAGTTAAAGGGACTCATCCCTGATATGCTGCGAACGAGAGACAAACTTAAACTTCAAAAAGAACCTAAAGAAGATCCAACCGTTTCAAATTCGGTTTCCGAGGAGCAACTGGACATGGCTTCTAATGCATCATTAGAAAAGATTCAACTGCAAATAGAAGAAATCTTTCAACATGCGATGCTTGAAAACAATAAGATTCTGGAAGAATCTGTAAGCCAGTCCATTTCTCAAGCAATTATCAAAGAAATGAATTACCTGTTTCAAGCTCAGGACCGGCAGGAAGAGGACCGTTATAAAAAACTTGATCATCTAATCCGTCAACAGCAGACTTATCGCAAAGAATCTGCACGTTCCGCTCCTATCAGGAAATTAAGAAAACTGTTTGAAATGTGA